DNA from Arthrobacter sp. StoSoilB19:
GCAACCCGCGCTTCCGCGCGCTAATCCACGCCCCCAACGAGGACGCCCTCCGCGCCGAGAAGGGCGAGATCGCCGACAGCCTCGTCTGGCTCGATACCGTCAACCGCAGCATCCTGCACGAGCCGCCCGCCGAGGACACCGCCGAGGCCCACGAGGGCCACATTGTCCCCGTCCTCATGCTCCGGGGCCAGGACGCGGACGACGACTCCAAGCGCGAGGTCTGCCCTGCCTGCCAAACGGCGGACGGCATCCGCTTCCTGGGCAGCGCCATCGCCACCATGCTCTCCGTGAGCATCTCAAACCTCTTCGGCGCCGATGGCCTCGATACGGGGGAAAAGAAGGCCCTCGTCTTCACCGACAGTGTCCAAGACGCCGCCCACCGTGCCGGCTTCGTTCAAGCCCGTTCGCACATCCTCACCCTGCGAGCCGCCTTCCGCAATGCGCTCGAGGCTGCGGCACCGGACGGGGGAGTCGTCACCCTCAAGCGGCTGGTCGACAGGGCAATTGCGGACGCCGCCACTCCCGTCCGCAAGTACCAGCTCATCGCCCCCGACTACGCCGACAGGCCGCAGTTCCGCGCCTACTGGGATCCGGAGGCCAACGCCCAGGAGAAGCGGAACGCGACACGCAACGCGGAGAAGCGCGTCCTTTTCGACGCCACCCTTGAGTTTGGCCTCCAGTCCCGCCTCGGCCGCACCCTCGAGCTCACCGGCAGCATTGTCGCCGAGACCGACGCCGGGACACCCCCCGCCATGCTCACGGCCGCACGTATTGCGCTTCAGGCGGTGCCCGGCACCCTTGGTCTCGAAGACCAGCTCACCGACGACGGTGCGCTGCTCGCGTGGGTGCGCGGCGTCGTCGAACGCGTTCGCACCCAAGGCGGCATCCGCCACCAGTGGCTCAGCGACTACATGGTCGAGGCGGGGGAGAAGGCCCAGCGCTGGAAGGTGTGGGGCGGCCGGCGCCGCAGCGAGGGTATGCCCGCCTTCCCTTCCGGGCGGTCCAAGCCAGCCTTCCCGCGGCTGGGCGGCGGTGACTCCGGCTACATGGACCCAATAGCCCAAGCCCAAAGCTGGTACACGCGATGGACCGCGCTGTGCCTCGACATCCCGAAGGCGGACGCCACATTTGTGGCCAAGGCCCTCTTCAGTCAGCTCGCTTGCCAAGGCGTGCTCGAGACCGTGCAGGCCAAGGACGGTGCCACGGTCTTTGCACTTCCCACCGACCGGATCCTCCTTCAGGCACCCACAGGCGAGGGCCTCGGCGCGGGCCGCCACTTCCTCGCGTGCTCCGTATGCCGCGCAGTTACACCGGGTTCCGCGACTGTGGTGGACCAGCTCGACGGTGCGCACTGTCTATATGTTCGGTGTCCCGGCCGGCTCGCGCGCCAGCCTGAGGAGGAGAACTTCTATCTCAAGCTGTACGGAGCGCGGGAGCCGAAGCGCGTCGTCGCCAAGGAGCACACGTCACTGCTGCCTGATGAGGAGCGGGTGCGCGCTGAGAATGAGTTCAAAGCCTCAGTCCAGACGCCGCAGGCACCTAACGTACTGGTCGCGACACCCACTCTGGAGATGGGCATCGACATCGGTGACCTTTCCTGCATCATGCTCGCCTCCCTCCCCACCTCCGTCTCGTCGTACTTACAGCGGGTGGGGCGCGCCGGCCGCCTCACTGGAAACTCACTCGTCCTCGCCTACGCACGTGGACGTGGAGAGCACCTGCCCAAGCTTCACGACCCGCTGTCTGTGATCAACGGGCAAGTCCGCCCGCCTGCCACCTTTCTTGACGCCGAGGAGATCCTGCAGAGGCAGTACCTCGCCCACCTCGTCGACAGGTTCGCGCGCGACGCCGGCCGACCCCACCCGCGCAAGGCCGCCGGCGCACTCGCCGGCGACGGACCGGGAACCTTCCTGGGCGACCTCATCGAGACAGCTCACTCCAACGCAGAGGAATATATCGAGGAGTTCCTCGGCCAATTCGGGGATCTTCTGGCTCCCGACAGCGCCGCTAGGCTCCGGGAATGGGCTGCCCACCGGGCTGACGGCTCGAGCGGGCTCGCCGAGCACGTGGTCCGGGCCGCCAGGCTGTGGGCCGACGACTGCGACGAGCTCAAGACGCGCATCGATGACGTCGAGAAGGCGATGCCCGAGCTGAAGGCCATGGCCGAGTCCAACGCGGCCACGGACGAGGACAAACGGGCACCCAAATCCGCCGAGGCCACACAGCGCATGCTGCGGGGACAGCTCTTCGCCCTGCGCGACGAGTACTGGATCTCCGTGCTCGAGAAGTACGGGCTGCTGCCGAACTACACGCTCCTCGATGATTCGGTGAATCTCGACGTCGGCGTGACCTGGCAGGAAGTCGAAACCCAGGACTACGTCACCGAGACGATCTCGCTGCAGCGCGGCGCTGCTATCGCGATCAATGAGCTTGCCCCGGGTGCCACCTTCTACTCGCGTGGCCTCGAGGTAAAGATCGACGCCGTGGACCTCGGCCCACAGCAGAGCCACATCCAACGCTGGCAGGCATGCCCGGAGTGCGGGTGGATACACACCGACGTGGACAGCGCAGGTCCGGTCAAGTCATGTGCCCGATGCCATCTCGGCGGTATCGCCGACGTAAGCCAGCAATTCGATGTTGTGGTCATGAAGAACGTCTCAGCAGAGGTGCGGCGCGACGAGGTGGCCATCGGCGATCGCTCTGACCAACGTGTCAAGGAGCGCTTCAATACGCTCCTCGCAGCGGATATCGATCCCGAGCACCTCACCGACGAATGGTTCCTCGAGGACTTCGAGTTCGGCGCCAAATACGCGAACCGGGTACAGCTCAGGTGGCTCAACCTGGGACGTGCCTCTGCCAACGCCGCGCCCCGGATTATCGCTGGCAACGAGTCCAAGGCACCGCTTTTCCGGGTCTGTTCGTACTGCGGCAAGCTGGACTCCGCCGGGCGCGCGAACAACCCTGATGAGCACCGCTTCTGGTGTAAGTACCGGAAATCCGGCGACGAGCACGTGGCAGAGGTGGCGCTCGCACGTGTCCTCGCCACGCAGGGGGTTGCCCTCCGCCTCCCGGCCGGTCGCGTCCTGGGGGATGACTTTGCCCTCCCCAGTCTGACCGCTGCGTTACTCCTCGGCCTCCGCGAAGTGATTGGGGGATCCCCCGACCACATCGCGGCCGTGCCGATCAACGAACCTGCCGACGGCGGCACCGCCGTCTCCCTGCTCCTGCACGATAAAGTCCCCGGCGGCACTGGCTACCTCGCCGAATTCGCCGAACCGGAGAAGGTATGGAACCTGCTGCGGGCGGCATGGGACGTGGTGCGGAACTGCGAATGCCGCGACGAGGAGCGCCTCGCCTGCCACCGCTGTCTCCTTCCTTTCGCGTCCCCTTGGCACGTCGACAAGGTGGCCCGCGTGACTGCGGAGCGTCTCCTGCGCAGCATCCTGGCCGGGCACGACGGTGTTCCGGACGACGGCGATCCCGCCTTCGGTGGCTGGACCGTGACCAAGGTTCCTCCACCGGCGCCAGCCCTGGAATCACACCTCGAGGTCAAGTTCCGCAAGGCACTCGTGGACAGGCTTGCCGCCGTCGGCGCCAACGTCAAGGTCACCCCCGGGCTTCGCGCAGACAAGGTGGAGTTCCGCCTTCCGGGCGCCAAACACATCTGGTGGCTGGAACCCCAAGTGGACATTCACGGCACTCGGCCTGACTTTGTCCTCTCAACGGCAGACCCGAACATCCCGAAGATCGCGATTTACACCGACGGCTACATTTTTCACGCGTCCCCTGAACACAACCGCGTGGCGGACGATGCGGCCAAACGGGAGGCTCTACGGGCCGTTGGTGTGGTTCCGTGGGCCATTACGTGGGAGGACATCGATGCCTTCTCCGGCGACGGATTGTCGATGCCGCCGTGGTTCACGGACAAAGCGGCGAGCATCGTGCAGAACGGGTCGACGCCGCTCCAGCCCGCGCTGCTTGCCGCCGTCAAGTCCGACGCCATGAGCCAGCTGTGGCAGTGGATCCGGGAGCCAAACAGGGACGCATGGGCGGACCTGTCGGATGCCATTCCTCTGCTCATGCTGGGAAAGTGCACCACCTTCAAGGGATCCGTTGTGGATCTTCCGGACTTCGTGCAGACCACGTTGGATGACCCGGAAGCGGCGCCTGAGTTGGGGGTGGGGCGCGCATGGATATACGCGGAAGGTCCTCTCCGATGTGCCGCAAACCTGACGTCGCCGCTCATGGTGAGCGCCGACGTCGTGCTCGTCCTTGATGGACGGGACGAAGCAGTGGCGGGGCCTGGGTATAAGAACGTGTGGCGCGAATGGCTGCGCCTAAGCAACCTGCTTGGATTCAGGCGGACAGCCCCGGCTATCGGCGCGGTTACTCTTGCGATGCCCTCGGTCCCGGTCACTGTGGAACCGGGAGCGCTGGGTAAGCACCTCCGGCCGGAATGGCAGGATCTACTGGACATCGCCACGCACGCCGAGCGCGAACTGTTGGCAGTGCTGGCAGAAATTGAGGGGTTCCCCCTACCCGAACTCGGGTACGAGCTCCACGACGGGACGCCTTTGGACATCGCTTGGCCGGAGCACAAACTTGCTGTCATTCTCCACGGAGCGGGCGAGTATGACGGCTGGACTTTGATGCCGGGCGATGCGGAACAAATTTTGGAAGCGCTGAAATTGAAGGAGAACGACTGATGGCATCGGTAACCCTGATGAAGGGGGCCAACAAGGTCGACGGATCGCTCAAGGGCAAAGTCTTGGACTTCCTTTACAAGCTTCAGGAAGACGACACCGCCCCGGGCCTCCACATCGAACCGATGAAAACCTACAAGGACTCCCGGGCGCGCACAGGCCGCGTTGACCAGCAGTTCCGGGCCGTGTTGTTCAAGCTTAACGCCGGGACAGAACCGCATTACGTCTATGCGGGCACGTTCAACCACGACGAGGCAATCAAAAAGGCACAGACAAGCATCCTGACCGTCAACCCGGTCAGCGGTATTGCTGAACTCATCAGCGCACCGGCAGAAGGATCAGCGACCCCGCCACCGGCCGCTGTTGTTCCCCCGACAGCGACAGGTCCCGCCTATGAGAACGGCCTCCAAAAAGCCGGGTACACGCCGTCGTACCTCTTCGAGGAGCTGGGCATTCCCGAACGTACCGGCGCAGCTGCGATCGGTGCGGCTTCTATGGAGGCGTTCGAACAGGTGGTCACTGACGAAGCAGTCCCCGAATGGCAGGGTCTTGCCCTTATTGACCTTGAGGCAGGGAAGTCCCTCCAGGAAGTCAAAGAAGGCCTGGGGATTGGCGACTACGTCGATGACCCCACGAAGTCCGATGATGAGAAGCTTGCCGAGGCGCTCAAGCACCCTGCCTCGAAGCTTGAATTCACGTATGCCGAGGGGTTCGAAGACCTCGAGTACGTCATCAACAACGAGAGTTTTCAGGACTGGCTGGTATTCCTGCACCCGGCCCAAGCCCAGTACGCGGTCAAGGACCGCAACGGGGCCTTCCGGCTTTCCGGCGGGGCGGGTACGGGCAAAACTGTGGTGGCGATCCACCGTGCAAAGCACTTGGCGGACCAGGACCCGGGCTCGCGCATCCTGCTGACCACATTCACGAAGACGCTGGCCGATAGTCTTGCTCAAAACGTGGGGCGTCTGGATCCGGTGCTGAATCAGAGCGACAAGCTCGGTGAAGCCCCGGTGACTGTAGCCGGCATCGACTCCGTCGCTGCCCAGGTCTGGTCAAAGGCATCGCCTGAGGAACAAGCTGGCGCCTTTAGTGCGGTGCTTGGGACGCCCGATGCCGCGGCGACGAGCCGCTCGAGTGACAAGGAATGGGGTGAGGCCCTTGAGCAAGTGGAGCACAAGCTCGAGCCCGCTCTGGCGAACCCCACATTTCTGGGGCAGGAGTACCTGTCTATCGTCCTTGCGAATTCAGTGACTGACAGGGACGGGTACCTGACCGTTCCGCGAGGAGGTCGCGGCACGGCCTTGAACCGGATGAAACGGATCGAGGTTTGGAAGGTCATTGAGGCTTATCGGCGGATCTGCCGGAGCAAGGGAGCCGTAAGTTATCCCGAACTCGCAGCACTGGCTGCTGGGGTCCTTGACCAGCGGGCCGCTGGGGGAGGGGCCCGCCCCTTCGACCACGTGATTGTTGATGAGGCTCAAGATTTTCACGCTGGCCACTGGCTCCTGCTGCGTGCACTGGTGGCGCCTGGTGCCAACGACTTGTTCATTGCGGAGGACTCCCACCAGCGGATCTATGGGCAGAAGGTGCCCCTCAGCCGGTTCGGCATCCAAATCGTTGGGCGCTCACGGCGTCTGACGCTCAACTACCGGACGACGGCCCAGAACCTTGCTTTCGCCGTCGGCCTCCTCTCCGGGATTCCGTTCACTGACATTGAGGACACCGCGGAGGAATCCTCAGACTACCGGTCCGCTAGAAGCGGGCCGCACCCCCAGCTTGAGGGTAAGGAGTCGCTCTCCAAGGAGCTCGATAACGCCGCTGATTGGGTCAAGGCGTGGACAGCCGATCCGGACTTCGCGCCGGAAACCCTCGGCGTTCTCGTGCGCTCAGGCAAGCAGGTGGACTTCGTGGTCAGCGGACTGCTTGAGCGCGGAGTCTCTACCCAGAAAGTTTCCGGTGACAAAGAGGCACATCCTGGCGAGCCGGTTGTGATGACCATGCACCGGGCGAAGGGCATGGAGTTTTCTAAGATCATCCTTTTCGGCGTAGGGGAGGCGAATATGCCTCTGCAATGGGCGCTCAAGGATCTCGGTGACGCCGAGAAGTCTGACGCCCTGTTGCAGGAGCGTTCATTGTTGTACGTAGCTGCGACGCGGGCGCGGGATGAACTGGTGGTCTCCTGGAGCGGGAAACCGTCGGAACTGCTGGGGGTTAGTTCCTAGACGGGGCACCGCTACTGAACCAGGGGAGTGCAAGCGTGGGGCCTCTACTTTGCGAACTTACCTGCTCACAACGCATGGCTTTCTAGAATTGTCGGTCGTTCCAGCTACATTATTGTGACTGAGCTAGAACGACCCATAGGGGCCGACAAAACTGGGGGCAATAGTGGGTGTAGACGCCGGCGTCGGATCTCTCTCTAAGGCGGCTGAACTTCAACGGGAGCAGTCCTATTTCGATCGAGCGAAGCAATACCGTGACAGCCAGGACGCAGTGTGGTCCCTGGCCACGGCTTCCTCGGGTTCAGCAGTTGAACGGCGTGCCTATAAACGCGCCATGGAGAAACGCAGGGTTGCCTCCCCTGATGACCCGATTGCACTTTCGCGCATTGACTTTGAAGACGGCGACAAACTGTATATCGGTAAGGTTGCCATCTTCGATGAGGACAAGAATCTCCTGGTCGTCAACTGGCAGGCCCCAGCCGCGGCGGTAGCTAATCAGGCCTCCATACAAGACCCCATGGGGCTGCGCAGCAAGCGGGTCTTCGACGCGCCAGCGAACAAGATTCTCGATTTCGAAGACATCGTCTTCAAAGCTTTGGCCGAAGCCGTTAGCGAGCTCGACGAGCATACCTATACGGGGGATGCCCTACTGCAGGCCTTGAGTCGTAAGCGCGGCTCCGAGATGACGGATATCGTCAAGACGATCCAGGCGGCTCAAGACAAGCTCGTGCGCGCGGAGCCGGACCAGCTCCTTGTCATACAAGGTGGTCCCGGCACTGGCAAGACGGCGGTGGCCCTTCATCGTGTTTCATGGCTTCTGTTTAACTATCAGGACGAATTGCCGCCAGAGGATGTACTTGTCGTCGGGCCCAATCCGACCTTCACGAAATACATTCGAAGGGTTTTGCCCGATCTTGGAGACGATGACGTCGTCCAGCAAGCATTGCAGAACCTCTTGTCCAACGACGTGCGTATCAGCGGGGAAGACTCAACTGAGACGGCGAGGGTTAAGGGCTCGGCACGTATGAGCCAGGTCTTGAAAAACGGGCTGAAGCAACGCATCCGAGTTCCGGCCGCGGATGTACGAATTCAACGACGAAATACAGTCCTTACTGTTTCTATCCCTGCAAATTCCGTCGCCGATGTCTTGAGTAACATGCAGTTCGAGACATTTGCTGACGGCCGCCGTCGCTTTAGGCAGCGGCTCGTCGAGCTGTGTGCCCCTTTGCTTGGCAACATCCGTCAGGTTGCCCCGGAACAATTTCTCGATGTACGGGCTCTGGAAGCGGAAGTCGAAAAAATCTGGCCGCAGATAACTCCCCAGCAATTTCTGCGGGAACTCCTTGGCTCTAAGGAACGACTCAAGCGGGCTGCCTACGGGCACCTGACGTCGGAAGAGATCGAGCTGCTGTACCGGCAGCAATCCGACAAAGTAGGAGATGAGGCTTGGACTGTCGCCGACCTCGCCCTGCTCGATGAGGCGCAGGCGCTAATGCGCGAGTCACCTCGCACATACGGGCACATTGTGGTGGATGAAGCACAGGACCTCTCCAAGATGCAGCTTCGTGCGATACGCAGACGTTCCAAAAACGGATCGATGACTGTAGTCGGTGACATAGCTCAGTCGACCGGGCCGTACTCACGCGATTCCTGGGACGACGTGGCGCAGATTCTCAGTGAGGGCACAGCGGACAGCACGGGCACCCGCGTGGTGGAGCTTGAGCACGGCTACCGGGTACCGAAGCAGGTCTTTGACGTCGCCCTGCCGCTGCTCAAGTCAGCTGCACCTTCAATAACCCCTCCGCGCATCTTGAGGGAAGTTGACTACGAGCCCCGATTCGTTGGCGCCCACCGGGAGGAACTGGCCCTCGAGGTATCGCGCTCCGTATTCACCCACAGTGGACGGGGCCGCTTTGTCGGCGTGATCGCCCCGACATACTTGTGGCCGGAGCTTAGAACCGCATTCCGAAGTGATGATCTGCAGTGGAGCGAATCAACCGAAGGTGAGCTGTCCACCGCCATCAATCTTGTTACGCCTGAGGATGCCAAGGGGCTCGAGTTTGACGCCGTCCTGGTGGTTGATCCGGCGGGAATCCTGGCCATGCCGCATGGCGAACGCATGTTGTACATCGCACTAACACGTACAACTACTCATCTGGACGTGATTTATCCCTCGGGCTCGTGGCCGCCGATTCTTGGTGGTTCGGACAAGCCGGAGCCACCAATGGCAGTTGACGTTGAACAGCCGCGACAGCCATCCAAAGCTGACGTGAAGATCTTGAGTGATCCAGCTCCCGGAGCCGACTCCGCTACTCCGGATGCCGCATCTACTATCGCGCTTCGTAACCTGGTCTCCGACGTCGTCCCATCCCTTACTGTTGGCGCTGCCCCGGAACATTTTGTGGGGACGGAGATGTCCCGCCTGGATGGAATGCAGCAGGCGATGGCTGAGCATTGGGCCAAGTTCTTCGCATCCCAGCTGCGGGATAACGTGCCGCCCAAGTTGGTTCCAGCTATCGTCGAAGAGCTGGCCCGCATCGCTTCGGAGGAGTGAATACTAGGCAGAACTTGACTCAAAATTGAGGCTCCAGCCATAGGTTGGACTGAAAACTCAGCAGACCAACTAGACAGATATCCTTCAGTGGACGATCGGCTCGAAAAGACCGAGACGCTGAATGCAATGCATCAATTCTCCGCGTGGGGCGGAAAGGTAGGAGAAGCCGTGTCGACAGGCAATGGTGTCTTGGACAAAAAGCTCGCGTTGCAGATGCAACGCTGGCGGGACGACCTGTTGTCGATCGACAGACGTCAGAGGCTTGTCTATTTCCAGCACCCCAAGAGTGGGACTTTCGAAATCGTTGAACCTGGCTGCTCAGGGGTAGAAGCCTTGGTGGCGGAGGGCGACGTCATGCTCGTCAGCAGTGAACCTGCAGACGATGAAGCGGGTGAATCGGCACAGGCCCTGAGGCTTCCCACGAAAGGTTCACGAACCCTACGCGTCACTGGCAAAACCGCTGCCCAAATCCTGAGCACGTCAAAGCGGCTGCATCAACGCTCGGAACAAGAATATGCGGACCGCGGGGTATGGACCCTTTATTTGGGCCACGGCATGCTCAATTGGATTGATCCCGCTGACGGAAAGAAAATCTCAAGTCCGTTGCTGCTTGTGCCCGTCCGTCTAGCCAAGGAGGGAAAGCAGTATGTGTTGAGGCGAACGGAAGACGAACCGGCATTGAACACGGCCCTCGGCCTTAAGCTCAGTAGGGACTTCGGCCTGGACCTCCCGGAGTTCGAGGTGGATGACCTGAACGTAGCGACGGTACTGTCCGGCGTGCGCAAGGCTATCGCGCAGTACGCAGACTGGAATGTTGACGAGCGGGTTGTCATGTCCATTTTCAGCTTCCACAAGGAAGCTATGTACCGTGACCTTGAGCAAAACGAAGCCAAGATTGTCGCCAACGGCATGATTCAACTCATGGCACTGGGCCCGGAGGCACCGAACTCCGAGGTGTTCGCCTTTGACCCTGTTTCTGACGAAGAGCTGGATTTCCGTCTGCCGCCCGAAAAGCTCCACAGCATTCTTGACGCCGACGGAAGTCAAAGAAAGTGCATTCTTGCGGCGAGAGAAGGCCGCAGCTTTATCATGGACGGCCCTCCAGGTACCGGCAAGAGCCAGACCATTGCCAACATCATCGCTGAGCTCATCGCAACAGGAAAAACGGTGCTGTTTGTCAGTGAAAAGGCGGCCGCCCTCGACGTGGTGCGCGATCGGCTGACAAGCAGGCAGTTGGATCCATTCCTGCTTGAACTGCATAGCCATAAGGCGACCCGTAAGCAGGTGGTCCAGACGCTTCATGCTGAGCTCACCCGCCGCCCGGTAGTAAAGAGCTCTTTCTCGGAAACGGACCGATCTCAGCTCATCAAAAGCCGGACCAGGCTAAGCGACCATGCTGACGCAATGAACGAGGTCCGAAGCCCGTTAGGACGGAGCCTCTTTGATGTCTTGGGACGGCTGGCTCAGTTAGCAAACGTGGGCGAATACCCTTCTGGGGATCCCAGCAAACTTGGCTTGCTGTCTGCGGACGCACTAGCAGACATCCTGCTTGCCGCCGCATCACTGTCGAAAGTGTGGCGCCCGGCTGCAGAAGGAGAATCATTTTCCTGGCGAGGTCTCGCGGGATCGAGCCTCACACAAGCACAAATCAAGGAGGCCGAGAAGTGTGTGGACGTTCTGGCCCTGGCAACAGAACGCCTCCTGCGGACAGTCAGGCTCTTTGACGCACAGATCCCATTCTGGCCTGTTGCCCTCGACGTTGCCGGCGTTCGTTCGCGAGCGGATCTTTCCGCCCATCTCTGTACAAGAAGGAACGTTCCCCGGCATTGGTATTCCGAGCCCAAATTCACTGATGTTCTTCGAAGGATCGACAGCCTTCAGGCAGAGGACGTCGAATACCAGACCAAAAAATCTGAAATTGACAGTATTTGCGTGGACAGATGGGACAAGAACGACAAGAGCCTTATAGCCCCGCTTGAAACTTTTCTTGAGCACGATCCGGCAATTTTCAGTCGTCCTCTTAGCCAATTTCCGTTCGGCCAGCTTAGCGGCATCGAGCTGGGAACTTCCAGGGCTGCCTCCTTACTCGAAGCTCTACTCGACAAGGCCCAGCAACTAGGTGTGCTTTTCGATGTTGAACCGCAATCACTGACTCTAAACAAATGCCTAGCCCTCTCATCACTCGCAGAGCTCAGCCAACAGGGCAGCCTGCCGGAACCACATTGGATCAACCCGAGTGTCCAAGGGGCTTTGGACGAAAGCGCGCGAATTCTTGAGGAGCTGGCTGCGATCGTACGCGACCGTCAGTCGGCAATGGAGTCAACCTTCAGCCCTGAAATCCTCGCATTGGATCTCAAAGGCCTTAAGGCCCGTTTCGAATTGCAACACAGAGGACTGAAAGCCTGGAGTAAACAAGCCCGGGCGGACAAGAAAACGCTTCGCGAGGTGACCGTTGCCGGGGTCGTCAACAAGGAGATCATTGCCATGCTTGGTGATGCCATCTCTTGGCAGACAGCACAGGAGAACCTCGCTAACAGCGAGCCCGAATATGGGCCTCGGCTCGGTAGTTATTACCGTGGCACTGCGACTGACTTTGCGAGGATCGCTCAGGCACTTGAGGTTGCCAGAACGGCTTTGAAGCTGGCCGGAGATGACATAGCGTCCTCCGCGCTGGCCCGGCAGCTGAGCAAAGCCAACACGCCAGACGCAGAGCTGATCCCTCTGGCGAGAGACGTTGCCAATATGGTGGAGCGCTTCGGTGTCGACACGCATGCACTCTTCGGCACTGTTTTCCATGAACAGGTCGGTGATCTGCCACTGACTCACATTTTGGGAATCCTCAAGGCGGCCCAGGAGAACTTTTCGGCCGCGCAAGTTTTGCGGGACCGACTTTCGAAGATGCTGGGCGAGACGGCAACACCGGTTGCGGCCAGTGCGGTTCTCCGGCAGATCGATGCGTTGGACGCGATGGATGAGAAAACCGCCGAACGTTCGCGGCACGATTCCGAGGTATTGGGCAAGCGATACAGTCCACGGAAAACAGACTGGGCAGCGGTGCGAGCCGACTACGATTGGATCGCAGCCTTGCGCAGAATCGTCGGAGGACCAATCGAGGATGACGATGTTTGGTTCGTTGAGGAGTTCGACGCTTCCGACCTTGATTTGGCAGAAGGCCTTTCCTCCTGGCTGGAAGCCCGAGACAAGCTGGTCGGCTTCTTTGATGCCGAGCGCTCGACCGAGCTCCGCGCCGAACTGAACCATGACCTTGAATACGCAGAGGAACTCCTTGCTGCCCTTGGTTTTAACCCGGCTGCTGATATCGATGTTTGGTTCGAATATAAAAGGCTCTTTGCTGCTCTTTCCGATGCCGGAGTGCCTGAGACGCTGACAGCCCTGTGCGACAGCCATGCGCCAGCGGACCAAGTAGTGTCAGCAATTGAAAGGGCTGCGCTGGAACCTTGGGCAGAAAGCATCATTGAAGGGGACGACAGGCTATCGGAACACCGTGCGTCCGGCCGCGAAAGCCTACTGAAACAGTTCAAGGAATTGGACGGAAACCTAATCGTCAATGCTTACGCCGACGTCGTAACGGCCTGTGTTGCCCGACGTCCACGCAGCATGGCCGGCCCTGCGGCAGTCATCGCGCACGAGGCCAACAAGAAGTCCCGTCACAAGCCCATTAGGCGGTTGCTGGAAGAAACCGGCTCTATAGTCCAGGGGCTGAAGCCCTGTTTCATGATGAGTCCTCTTTCCGTATCGCAGTATCTTCCTGCAGGGTTCGTCTTCGATGTCGTTATCTTCGATGAGGCCTCTCAGGTCATGCCCGCGGATTCCGTCAATTGCATCTACAGGGGCAAACAGCTGATCGTGGCTGGGGACCAGCGACAGCTCCCGCCAACGTCCTTCTTCTCGGCTGCAGATATTGAAAGCGACGACGAAGATGAACCGGACAACTTCGATAGCGTCTTGGA
Protein-coding regions in this window:
- a CDS encoding DUF3320 domain-containing protein: MDDRLEKTETLNAMHQFSAWGGKVGEAVSTGNGVLDKKLALQMQRWRDDLLSIDRRQRLVYFQHPKSGTFEIVEPGCSGVEALVAEGDVMLVSSEPADDEAGESAQALRLPTKGSRTLRVTGKTAAQILSTSKRLHQRSEQEYADRGVWTLYLGHGMLNWIDPADGKKISSPLLLVPVRLAKEGKQYVLRRTEDEPALNTALGLKLSRDFGLDLPEFEVDDLNVATVLSGVRKAIAQYADWNVDERVVMSIFSFHKEAMYRDLEQNEAKIVANGMIQLMALGPEAPNSEVFAFDPVSDEELDFRLPPEKLHSILDADGSQRKCILAAREGRSFIMDGPPGTGKSQTIANIIAELIATGKTVLFVSEKAAALDVVRDRLTSRQLDPFLLELHSHKATRKQVVQTLHAELTRRPVVKSSFSETDRSQLIKSRTRLSDHADAMNEVRSPLGRSLFDVLGRLAQLANVGEYPSGDPSKLGLLSADALADILLAAASLSKVWRPAAEGESFSWRGLAGSSLTQAQIKEAEKCVDVLALATERLLRTVRLFDAQIPFWPVALDVAGVRSRADLSAHLCTRRNVPRHWYSEPKFTDVLRRIDSLQAEDVEYQTKKSEIDSICVDRWDKNDKSLIAPLETFLEHDPAIFSRPLSQFPFGQLSGIELGTSRAASLLEALLDKAQQLGVLFDVEPQSLTLNKCLALSSLAELSQQGSLPEPHWINPSVQGALDESARILEELAAIVRDRQSAMESTFSPEILALDLKGLKARFELQHRGLKAWSKQARADKKTLREVTVAGVVNKEIIAMLGDAISWQTAQENLANSEPEYGPRLGSYYRGTATDFARIAQALEVARTALKLAGDDIASSALARQLSKANTPDAELIPLARDVANMVERFGVDTHALFGTVFHEQVGDLPLTHILGILKAAQENFSAAQVLRDRLSKMLGETATPVAASAVLRQIDALDAMDEKTAERSRHDSEVLGKRYSPRKTDWAAVRADYDWIAALRRIVGGPIEDDDVWFVEEFDASDLDLAEGLSSWLEARDKLVGFFDAERSTELRAELNHDLEYAEELLAALGFNPAADIDVWFEYKRLFAALSDAGVPETLTALCDSHAPADQVVSAIERAALEPWAESIIEGDDRLSEHRASGRESLLKQFKELDGNLIVNAYADVVTACVARRPRSMAGPAAVIAHEANKKSRHKPIRRLLEETGSIVQGLKPCFMMSPLSVSQYLPAGFVFDVVIFDEASQVMPADSVNCIYRGKQLIVAGDQRQLPPTSFFSAADIESDDEDEPDNFDSVLDLCKASGAMVSLPLSWHYRSLHEDLITYSNYRIYEGKLNTFPGATQEADDLGVHHEFVQGIYQRGAGSKNPIEAERVVDRVLEHRRVNPDLSLGVVTFSTQQAEAVSEAIERRAELEPLLTGLMEDHDRLRGFFVKNLESVQGDERDIIIFSIGYGPDDAGKLAMNFGPLTRKGGERRLNVAITRARRRVEVVSSFHAGDMSDGASAGNRHLKNYLDFAARGRAALASDISGSVGDAESPFEEEVLRVIRAWGYDAVSQVGAGGYRIDIGVRHPDKPGSFMLGIECDGAAYHSAKSARDRDRLRESVLRGLGWDIYRIWGLSWYRDRSTQEIALKQAIADAVSGNHGVPAIAQAAESTGPMEYEEIDLSAPPAWTVPYTSASKPAHRYWYQPGDADALTDLIQYAAHVVSVEAPLHVDTFHTRLREHWGAGAIGPRAKINIERALSLAKVSGMKVKLDKEGFIRVDGANAVNVRRPTGQSDIRKAGAIPPEEFDEAVRLVVADSIVITEEELLVAVRNVFGWARRGPDIQNALQRSLRRAVKKGYCLRRPDGSYETAQ